From Chloroflexota bacterium:
CCGGCGACAGAGCCGGGAGCCGAGCCGGTCCGCAGCGACGGATCTCCGAGCGCGGCCCGCCCCTGGGTTCCGGACGCAACCTCAGTCGGACCGATCGAGCCGACCGGGTCGGAGCAGCAGCCACGTCAGGCGACCGCGGAGGCGACGGGGACGGCCGGGCGGATCGTCCGTCCACGGGTGGAGCGCCGCGACGGCCGGGGCCAGGCGCAGGGCGAGCGCGTCGGTGAGCCGTCGTGCGAGATCGAATTCCTCGCGGCTGCCCTCCGGCGGCGAGGGCACCGGGCCGGACGACCCGAGCAGTTCCTCGAGGGACGTCGCCGGCAGCACCCGCGACGCCATCCGCCGTCCGAGATACAGCTCCTCCGTGCCGGCCATCGCGAGCGGCACGACCGGCGTCCGGGTCCGGAGCGCGATGATCGCCCACCCGATCCGGAACGTCCCGATACGTCCGGGCGGCCCGTTCACCGTCCCTTCCGGCATCTGGACGAACACACCGCCCCCGGCGATGACCGCCCGGGCGGACGCGACGTGCGCGTCGATGCCGACGCCCCCACGCCACACCGGCAGGAGGCCGCCCAGCCGATGGATGAGCGCTTCGCGGAAGCGCGACGTGAAGGTGGACGGTGCGCTGCCGAGGAACCAGGCCCGTGGTTCGGACGGGATCGCGTGAAGGACGAGGAAGGGATCCATCCAGCCTCGGTGGGCCGCCCCCACGAGCAGGTATCCACCGGTGGGCAGGTGCACCTGACCGGACGTCCGGATCCGGAAGCGGAGGATGACGAACAGGATGAACCGGGCGAACAGGCGGACGACCCGGTAGAGGACGGACGCCCGAGCCTCCGGGGGTCGACCGAGCCAGGCGAGCCCTTCGACGGCCCCGTCGGGCCTGGCCTCGGCGAGCGCTCGGGGAGCGAGCCTGCCGGACATCGCGCGTCGCCGACGCGGACCGTCCACCGCGCGCACGGCGTTCGTGCCGGAGTCCGGTGTGCCGGAGTCCGGTGTCGGGCCGTCAGGCAGGCGCGGTCGCTCCTGGATCCACGCCCTCGCCGGCGAGCGGTGCAGCCGCAGCAGCGGCCGCGGCCCGCGCAGCATCGTCGACGGTCGCGAGCGTCGGCGCGACCCGCCCGCGGACCGCGATGACGACGAGGCCCGCAGCGATGAACAGCACCGAGAAGATCTGCGCGGTCGGGATCGAGAAGAACGTCCAGTTGTCCGCCCGCAGCGTTTCGAGCGTGTACCTCGTCACCCCATACCAGACGAAGAAGAAGCCGAGAAGCTGGCCCGTGTGGATGCGGGGGGCGAACCGGCGCGCGAGCCAGAGCAGGACGAGGAGTCCGGCGAGCCCGGACAGGGACTCATAGAGGAAGAGAGGCTGGAAGGCGGTCGTCGCGAACGGATACGTCGCGCAGGGGTACGCAACGATCCGGTGATCGCACTGGATCGCGATCCCCCACGGCAGGCTCGTCGGCGGGCCGTACAGCTCCTGGTTGAAGAAGTTGCCCCATCGCCCGACCATCTGCATCGCGAACAGCCCGGGCGCGACGATGTCCGTCCACGTCCAGAACGACGCTCGCTTCCAGCGGGCATAGAGGAACGCCGCGATCGTCCCGGTGATCATCCCGCCGTAGACCCCGAGGCCGGTGTATGGCGGCAGGAAGACCTTGATCGGGTCCGACGCGTAGAGGTTCGACCACTGGTCGATGACGTGGTACGCCCGGCCGCCGATGAGCGCCGCGACAGCGACGACGATGAGTCCGTTGGCGAGGAGATCCGCATCGTGGCCGCGCCGGCGCGCTTCGCTGGTCATGACGAAATACGCCACGGCGAGGCCGACCGCGTAGCCGATGCCGTACCAGAAGATCGTGAGGGGCCCGAGCTGGAGGGCGATCGGGTTCGGGGTGATGTCGATCATGGGGGGTCAGTATACGGAGCATCGGGCCTGACGCCGGCGATCCGCGGACCGACCCTATACTGGCCGGCGCATGGACCCCCTCCCCGCAGTCCGCCGACGATCGGCGACCACTCGCGCCGGCCGATGAACGTCCAGGTCGACTGGTGGCTGCTGCTCGTCGGGCTCGCGATCGGCGCCGGACTCGCCTGGCTCGTCCTCGCCGAGATGCGCCGCCACGAGGACGACGTGACGGAGGGCGAGCGGCAGGCAGAGGCTCGCTGGATCGTCGACGCGCTCGCCGCGTCGGGCACGGAGTCCGATGTCGCGGACATCCTCGAGGTCCTGCGGCTCCATCGAACGTTCCTCGCGAGCGTGCCACCGGCCGACTCGATCTGGACCGACGGCGGACCGCCGTGGGTCAACGATGGGCCGGTCGAGCCTCGCGGCGGCCGCGCGGACGGCGGCGACGCGGCGGGTTCGGAGGCCGCGAGGGGCGCCGGGATCCGCGACGAGGCCCGACCCGCCTAGCCCGATCGGTCCGGCACCGCCCCCCGATGGAGGGCGACCGCGCCGAACGCGAGTCGTCGATACGACACATCCGTCAGGCCGGCCAGGATCATCGTCCGGACGAGCTCGTCCGGATCCGGGAACCCGTCGAGCGACGTCGGCAGGTAGCGATACGCGTCGCGATGGCCGAAGAGGGACCCGAGGAGCGGTGCGATCCGGCGGAACACGCCGTGGTAGATCCGACCCCACCACCTCGGCCGCGGCACGGAAAGCTCGAGACAGACGACACGGCCACCCGGTCGCACGACCCGGGCGAGCTCACGGAACCCGGCCTCGAAGTCGGCGAGGTTGCGGAGGCCGAACGCGATCGTGGCCGCCTCGAAGGACCCCTCCTCGGCCGGCAGCGCGAGCGCGTCCCCGACCCGGAACTCGAGCTGGACGAGGTCGCGATGACGATCGGTGGCCTCGGCGATCATCGCCGGCGCAAGGTCGATCGCGAGGACGCGGCCGAACGGCCCGACCCGCTCGGCGAGTGCGGCGGCGAGCTTGCCGGTGCCGCACGCGACATCGATGAGCGCGTCGCCTTTTGCCGCCCGCGTCGCCGCCACGGCCGCCCGACGCCAACCGCCGTCGAGACCGAACGTCATGAGGGTGTTCATCCGGTCGTAGACCGGCGCGATCGCATCGAACATCGCCGCGACGGACGTGTCCAGGACCGGGTTGCCGGTCCTGCTCCGCGGACCGGGCGCGTCGGGTGGGCCAGACACCGCGGGTGGGCCGGACGCGACAGGCGGGTCCGTACGGACGCTCACAACGTGCCGATGAGGACGGCCGGACCGCCGACTCCGGTGGCACCGAGATCCTCGAGCGAGACCCCGAACCGCGTGCCGGCCGGGAAGGATCCGAGATTCGTGACGTCGCCGACCCAGTAGGCGATGGTCCGCGCCAGGTACATCCGACCGATCCGCGTGCGACCGGCGGGCGTCTCGAGCCAGCATCGGTACTCCTTGCCGGACGGAGCCGGGGCGAGACCGGCCGCGACCACGACGAGGGATCCATCACGGGCCGAGAAGGTGAGGCTGCCGCGTGCGTCCCCGCCGGCCGCCGGGGTGAGACCGATCTCCCGGGCGTCAGGCGCCGCGGCGACACGGACCGTCCACGATGCGATCTTCGCGAGCTCCGTCGCATCGTTCTCGGCGGTCGCGCCGCCACCGGCACTTCCACCCACGAGCGCACTCGTGGCGAGGACCGCGATGAAGAGCGTGGCGGCGATCGACGCGATCCATGCGGCGGCGCCGAACGGGCGGTGTGCGCGGCCACCGGCGAGCGACGCGGACGCCGATCCGGTCACGGCCGCGGGTCCCCCCACCGAGCCGAGAGCTGCCGCCGCTTGGGCCCGTGTCACACCCAGCTCGCGAACGAAGGCGAGCGTCCGGGCTCGCAGCTCGGACGGGAGCTCGGCGGCCTCCTGCGTCACGGCCGCACGGACGACGGACGCCGTACGGTGCAGGCGATCGAATTCGGCGAGGCACGCCGGGCATCCGGCGAGGTGGCCGGCAATCGCCGTGGCTTCCGGGGTGTCCCCGGCCGCGAGACGGTCCAGCCCCGCGGGTTCGATGGCGGCGAGCTCGAGCTGCTCGCGTACCTCCGGATGAACGATCACTCGCCCACCTCGACGGCGATGGCAGCCGGGGCGAACTCCATCCCTTCCTCGCGCCCGAGGACGTCGCGGAGTTTGAGGAGCGCCCGTCGAGTTCGGGTCTTCACGGTGCCGATCGGCCAGCCGAGCCGGGCCGCGATCTCCGATTGGCTCAACTCGTCACGGTAGGCGAGGATGATCACCGCGCGTTCCGTCTCGGGCATCGTCGCGAGCGCGTCACGGATCGTGGCCCGCAACTCGGCGGTGAGGAGATTCGCCTCCGGGCCGTGGATCCCGCCCGAGCCGGAGATCGAGCCGGACCCACCGATCCCGTCACCAGCGGCGATCCGCTCGAGGGCGGCCGCTTCGGTCTCGGCATCCGGCCGAACAGATCCCGCCGAGACGAGTCGAGGGCGGCGCGCCACGGCCCGCAGCCGATCGACGGCTCGGTTGCGGGCGATCGTGTGGAGCCAGGCCGCGAGCGAGCCCAGCGCCGGGTCGAACGATTCAGCTCGGTTCCACATGACGAGGAATGTCTCCTGCGCGACCTCTTCGGCGAGCTGCCGATCCGCGACGAGGCGGAGGGCCGCCCCGAAAACCGCGCCCGCATGCCGATCGTAGAGCGTCGCGAGGGCATCCTCCGACCCGGCCGCGACCGCCCGGACGAGCGTGGCATCGTCAACGGCGACGGTCGCGTCCATCTCCTCAGCCTCTTACGCCTTGTTCGGCGCGGCGGTTTCCGCCCGCAGGTGGAACGGCCGCCGCTCGAACGCCGTCGAGAGGACGACATCGGTCTCCGTCGTGAAGACGTTCGGTACAGCCTGGATCCGGCGAAGGATCCGCTCGAGGTGTCCCGTGTCGCGTGCGCGCACCTTGAGCAGGTAGTCCGCCTCGCCGGCGATGTGGTGGCACTCCTCGACCTCCGGGATCCCCGCGAAGTCGCCCGTGAGGTCCGTCGCCGTCGTACCCGGCGCCTGGCTGAGCCAGCAGAAGGCGAGGATCGCGAGACCCACGGTCGCCGGGTCGACCACGGCGGAGTAGCCCCGGATGACGCCGCGACTCTCGAGCTTCTTGACCCGCTCGTGGATGGACGGCCCGCTCATCCCGACATCGGTGCCAAGGTCCGCATACGGCCGGCGACCATCGCGCTGCAGGATCTCGAGGATCCGTGCGTCCGTGGCCCCAATCCGGCCGGATTCTGCGGATGGTATCGGTTCCTTAGGCATCGAGCGCTTGTCACCTTTGGTTCGTTAGGCTATGATGGTGCAGAACCAGACGGACGTCGAGGCACCGCACCATGCGGACGCCGTCGTCGGCGTCCCTGCAGCGGAGGTACGCGCCATGGTGATCGTCGCCGGCATCGCCTTCCTTGCGCTGTTCTCGCTCGTCAGCATCCTGCTGGGCTCCGAGGACGGACGCGAGGCGCCCGATCCAACCGGTCAGATCGCGACCTGGATCCTGTTCGGCTACGGGATGCGATGACCACGATCGCGATCGTCGCGATCATTCGATAGCCTACCCCACGAGGCCCCTCCCCCCAGGGGCCTCGTTCCATGTCCAGATGGTGGATGCGGCGCTGCCCGGCGTCCGCCTGGCGTCCGTCAGGCGGAACGGTTCACGACGAGGCGATACCGACGAGATGGCCGACGCCGAACGTGACGGTCGCGGCCACGGCGCCGATGACGACCTGCCGGCCGGCGGAGAAGAGCGTTCCGCGACCGGTGATGAGGCTCACCCCGGTGCCCACGAGGGCGAGCGCGACGACGCTCGCGCCGATGCTGACGGCGAACGCGGCGCCGCCGCTCGAGATGAGGTACGGGATGACCGGCACCGCCGCCCCGACGGCGAACGCGACGAATGAGCCGAAGGCCGCACCCCACGGCGAGCCCAGTTCGCTCGGGTCGAGTCCGAGCTCCTCCCGGATGAGTGTCTCGAGGGCCGCCTCTGGATCCTGGAAGATCCGATGGGCGATCGTCCGAGCCTCCTCGGCGGAGAACCCCTTCGACCGGTAGAGGTTCGCGAGCTCCGATTCCTCCTCATCCGGCATCGCCTGGAGCTCCGCGCGCTCGAGGGCGATCTGGCGTTCGTAGAGTTCGCGCTGGCTCTGCATGGAGACGTATTCGCCGGCTGCCATGCTGAACGCGCCGGCCAGGAGGCCGGCGATCCCGGCGAGCAGGATGAACCGTGGCTGGGTCGAGATGGCGCCCGCGACGCCCATGACGAGGGAGAGGTTGCTCACGAGGCCATCGCTCACACCGAAGATGACGGCCCGCAGGGTCCCCGACTGGCCGGTCCGATGCCAACGCTCGCTCCGACCGTCCCCGCCCGGCGGATGCACCCCGATCGCGGCCGGGGCAGCGGTCGCCGGGGCACCGGTGGCCGGGGCGGCCTTTCCCTCGAGTCGGCGCCAGATCTCCGCATGCTCGCGTTCGTCGGCGACGATCGCGGCGACTTCCGGCGAGGCCTGGGCGTCGTAGAGCTCCTCCTCGTCGCCTTCGAGCGCCTGGACGAGGTCGGAGACGGCACGCGTCCCGAAGAGCCTCGCGAGGGCGACGATGAAGCGGATCCGCATCCGCGGTGCCCCGACCGGCGGGACGTCCGCCCCGCGCTCGCGAAGCTTCGTCGCCCAGATCTCCGCGTGGCGCCGCTCATTGCCGGCGATCGTCCGGAAGGCATGGGCGCGGTGACTGTCCTTCTCGATCGTGGCGAGCGCGTCGTAGAGGACGATCGCATCCCGTTCAAGCTTGAGGTTGTCGAGGCTCTGGGCGATGTCGGGCTGGATCATGGCCGAATCGTAGCGCGGTCGGCGGAGCGGCAGTGGCGTCCTCGAGGTCCGTCGGGCACTATGCCGCCATGACGTGGGATTCCGGACCAGCTGCGCGCGGGACACCCGCTCCCGACGACCGGGCGCCGCTC
This genomic window contains:
- a CDS encoding 1-acyl-sn-glycerol-3-phosphate acyltransferase, with the translated sequence MSGRLAPRALAEARPDGAVEGLAWLGRPPEARASVLYRVVRLFARFILFVILRFRIRTSGQVHLPTGGYLLVGAAHRGWMDPFLVLHAIPSEPRAWFLGSAPSTFTSRFREALIHRLGGLLPVWRGGVGIDAHVASARAVIAGGGVFVQMPEGTVNGPPGRIGTFRIGWAIIALRTRTPVVPLAMAGTEELYLGRRMASRVLPATSLEELLGSSGPVPSPPEGSREEFDLARRLTDALALRLAPAVAALHPWTDDPPGRPRRLRGRLTWLLLRPGRLDRSD
- the lgt gene encoding prolipoprotein diacylglyceryl transferase produces the protein MIDITPNPIALQLGPLTIFWYGIGYAVGLAVAYFVMTSEARRRGHDADLLANGLIVVAVAALIGGRAYHVIDQWSNLYASDPIKVFLPPYTGLGVYGGMITGTIAAFLYARWKRASFWTWTDIVAPGLFAMQMVGRWGNFFNQELYGPPTSLPWGIAIQCDHRIVAYPCATYPFATTAFQPLFLYESLSGLAGLLVLLWLARRFAPRIHTGQLLGFFFVWYGVTRYTLETLRADNWTFFSIPTAQIFSVLFIAAGLVVIAVRGRVAPTLATVDDAARAAAAAAAAPLAGEGVDPGATAPA
- a CDS encoding ubiquinone/menaquinone biosynthesis methyltransferase → MSGPPDAPGPRSRTGNPVLDTSVAAMFDAIAPVYDRMNTLMTFGLDGGWRRAAVAATRAAKGDALIDVACGTGKLAAALAERVGPFGRVLAIDLAPAMIAEATDRHRDLVQLEFRVGDALALPAEEGSFEAATIAFGLRNLADFEAGFRELARVVRPGGRVVCLELSVPRPRWWGRIYHGVFRRIAPLLGSLFGHRDAYRYLPTSLDGFPDPDELVRTMILAGLTDVSYRRLAFGAVALHRGAVPDRSG
- a CDS encoding sigma-70 family RNA polymerase sigma factor, coding for MDATVAVDDATLVRAVAAGSEDALATLYDRHAGAVFGAALRLVADRQLAEEVAQETFLVMWNRAESFDPALGSLAAWLHTIARNRAVDRLRAVARRPRLVSAGSVRPDAETEAAALERIAAGDGIGGSGSISGSGGIHGPEANLLTAELRATIRDALATMPETERAVIILAYRDELSQSEIAARLGWPIGTVKTRTRRALLKLRDVLGREEGMEFAPAAIAVEVGE
- a CDS encoding Lrp/AsnC family transcriptional regulator; the protein is MPKEPIPSAESGRIGATDARILEILQRDGRRPYADLGTDVGMSGPSIHERVKKLESRGVIRGYSAVVDPATVGLAILAFCWLSQAPGTTATDLTGDFAGIPEVEECHHIAGEADYLLKVRARDTGHLERILRRIQAVPNVFTTETDVVLSTAFERRPFHLRAETAAPNKA
- a CDS encoding VIT1/CCC1 transporter family protein, coding for MIQPDIAQSLDNLKLERDAIVLYDALATIEKDSHRAHAFRTIAGNERRHAEIWATKLRERGADVPPVGAPRMRIRFIVALARLFGTRAVSDLVQALEGDEEELYDAQASPEVAAIVADEREHAEIWRRLEGKAAPATGAPATAAPAAIGVHPPGGDGRSERWHRTGQSGTLRAVIFGVSDGLVSNLSLVMGVAGAISTQPRFILLAGIAGLLAGAFSMAAGEYVSMQSQRELYERQIALERAELQAMPDEEESELANLYRSKGFSAEEARTIAHRIFQDPEAALETLIREELGLDPSELGSPWGAAFGSFVAFAVGAAVPVIPYLISSGGAAFAVSIGASVVALALVGTGVSLITGRGTLFSAGRQVVIGAVAATVTFGVGHLVGIASS